In Phocoena phocoena chromosome 3, mPhoPho1.1, whole genome shotgun sequence, a single window of DNA contains:
- the KIAA1191 gene encoding putative monooxygenase p33MONOX — MASRQPEVPALEPSGPLGKMSLPIGMYRRAFSYDDALEDPTPMTPPPSDMGSIPWKPVIPERKYQHLAKVEEGEASVSSCALPSAIDGADKVPVVKAKATHVIMSSLITKQTQESIQRFEQQAGLRDAGYTPHKGLTTEETKYLRVAEALHKLKLQSGEITREEKQPASTQSTPSSSPHSSPKQKPRGWFTSGSSTALPGPNLSTMDSGSGEKDRSSADKWSVFGPRSLQKSDSGGFAIQAYKGAQKPSPMELIRTQATRMAEDPAVFKPPKMDIPVIEGKKQLPRAHNLKPRDLNVLTPTGF; from the exons ATGGCTTCGAGACAACCAGAAGTGCCTG CTCTTGAGCCTAGTGGGCCTCTAGGCAAGATGTCCCTGCCCATCGGGATGTACCGCCGGGCATTCAGCTATGATGATGCCCTCGAGGACCCTACGCCCATGACTCCTCCTCCATCGGACATGGGCAGCATCCCCTGGAAGCCAGTGATTCCAGAGCGCAAGTATCAGCACCTCGCCAAG gtggaggaaggagaggccaGCGTCTCATCCTGTGCCCTGCCATCGGCCATTGATGGTGCGGACAAGGTCCCCGTGGTGAAGGCTAAAGCTACCCATGTCATCATGAGTTCTCTGATCACAA AACAGACCCAGGAGAGCATTCAGCGTTTTGAGCAACAGGCAGGGCTGAGAGATGCTGGCTACACACCCCACAAGGGCCTCACCACCGAGGAGACCAAGTACCTTCGAGTGGCAGAAGCACTCCAC AAACTAAAGCTCCAGAGCGGAGAGATAACAAGAGAGGAGAAGCAGCCGGCCTCCACCCAGTCCACCCCAAGCAGCAGCCCCCACTCGTCCCCTAAGCAGAAGCCCAG AGGCTGGTTCACTTCTGGTTCTTCCACAGCCTTACCTGGCCCCAATCTTAGCACCATGGATTCTGGAAGCGGGGAAAAAGACAGAAGCTCGGCAGATAAATGGAGCGTCTTTGGACCAAGATCCCTCCAGAAGTCTGATTCGG GAGGTTTTGCCATCCAGGCCTACAAAGGAGCCCAGAAGCCTTCTCCAATGGAACTGATTCGCACACAAGCCACCCGAATGGCCGAGGATCCAGCAGTGTTCAAGCCACCCAAAATGGACATCCCAGTGATAGAAGGGAAGAAACAGCTGCCGCGGGCCCACAATCTAAAACCGCGGGACTTGAATGTTCTCACACCCACTGGCTTCTAG